CCTCAATTTCCTCTGGCACGGGCCGCAATCCCACCCTCGGCGCTCCCGGGCCCCACCCCCCTTTTCTACGGCTCCGCCCACCAGGCTAACCGGTCCCGCCCTCTCCTCCCCGGCACTCTCGGCCCTGGCCCCTCGCAGGCCAGCCCCACGCCTCTCTCGTTCGCGCGTTTCCCGAAACCGCCTCCCGTACCAGTCCATGAGGCTGAAGTAGTCTCGAGTGGGGTCAGGCGGCTGCAGCGCGCGGCACTGTGGGCAGAAGAACCCGTCCCCCCGCGtggggcccccggggccgccgcAGTTCCAACACTGGGAGGAACCGCTTCCCGCCAGAGACGCAGCATCGCAGCTCCGCGGTCTCCTTCCGAGGGCCCCTGCCGGCCACAGCCCGCACACCCGGAGCAAGGCGCCGGTCCTCCCGCCCCACATCTGGCCGCGGCCTAGGTCGCCGCGGGCACCTGTGGGGGGGGAAccggcagagagagatggagagcgGCTGAGCAGACTACTGCTGCTGATTGGCTGGGGGAGCTGACGGGGCGGGATCACCCggtgggggcgggaggaggggaaCCTGGACTCGGAGTGTCCCGCTCCTCATTTTAAACTACAACTCCCAGCAAGCATTGAGGCTACGTGTGGACGGCCACATCCGCTGCTCTTCATTGGTCCGGCGGCGAAGGCGGGGTGTTTTGATTGGCTGAGGGTGGAGTTTGTATGTGCTTGGTTAGCGCCACTCTGCTTGGATGCAGCTGCTGTGAGTGTTTGGCTCTAGGTGGGCTCACGCGGTGAGTCGTAGTGGGGAACTTCTGCTGGGTGTTGGGGGGTTCGAGTCCCGTCCCCAGGGTCTTAATCCACGCTGAATCTCCCGAGTTTCCACTTTGTGCGTTTTTTGAGCTCGGTTAGGGTGAGGAGAGGAATGTGTGGGCGACTGTCTTCCTTTGTAGATGAACTTCGAAGTGAAGTTCACTTCCCCTGTTACTTACAAGCTGAAACTAGCCCAGACGTGCAGGATGAGAAAGGACGAAGTTGTGTTCTTCAAAATCAGAAGGTAGCTGATTTTGATCTAGCTAGTCGTTGCTTTGTAAAGAGTTATATAAATGGTAGCAATTATTACCATATTTCAGATTCAATTTCGAAAAAAAACTATTGAGAACTCAATCTTAGCAGCTGGGCGCTGCAGGAACTGGGACACACTGACTTCTGTAGGAGGATGCCCTGCGAGTGTCCATAAGTGAGTGTGTGGGATAGGAAAGGGTAGGAGGGCACCAGTCCACCCTGGGACTCAGTTTCTCtattcggaaaaaaaaaaatgtgttgcaCTTATCAACCCCTTTCCGGCTGTCCT
This genomic interval from Vulpes lagopus strain Blue_001 chromosome 14, ASM1834538v1, whole genome shotgun sequence contains the following:
- the HSCB gene encoding iron-sulfur cluster co-chaperone protein HscB isoform X3; translation: MWGGRTGALLRVCGLWPAGALGRRPRSCDAASLAGSGSSQCWNCGGPGGPTRGDGFFCPQCRALQPPDPTRDYFSLMDCNRAFRVDTAKLQTRYQQLQRLVHPDFFSQRSQTEKDFSEKHSTLVNDAYKTLLAPLSRGLYLVS